The Chroicocephalus ridibundus chromosome 2, bChrRid1.1, whole genome shotgun sequence genome includes a region encoding these proteins:
- the XIRP1 gene encoding xin actin-binding repeat-containing protein 1 isoform X2 translates to MAEAQKSSTVAITKMEDDLPPPPALGSVQVIAPGNQDPNPLPVPPPKQAFSKFYQQRQVNELKRLYRHMHPELRKNLEEAVTEDLAEMLNTEDPNAQASVNLDKVLPGEVQSMRWIFENWALDSIGDHQATKKLAEEEVIPGGDVKNTSLRFESQSINGDSLSTSAKVSDTDLARGDVHTARWLFETQPLDSLNKLYSDETEMQEAVLKDPVQGGDVQGARQLFEAQSLDAIGRCCSVEEKSILQLKSEIQELKGDVKKTIRLFQTEPLCAIRDKTGNIHEIKSVCREEIQSNAVRTARWLFETQPLDTINKDTSKVQIIRGISLEEIGRPDVSGARWIFETQPLDAIREITVEEQDFKASTDFVTGADVSKQRMLFETQTLDSLKGEASESVVAKEQVVGGDVKSTLWLFETQPMETLKDNFEVGRLKKVELSAEEKGDVKQRKHVFETCSFGSISKAFEEEIPATSMKEVVKGDVKSFKTLFETLPLDSIKQADAEPVTKEEEKIPAGNVKANQILFETTPLYAIKDSFGNFHEVTSVSREQIISGDVKNYKWMFETRPLDQFDESTKKVDIIRGITKQEVVAGDVRTAKWLFETQPMDVIHHQAMQGEGQPSVKREISQRGDVKTCRWLFETQPIHTLYEKAEKKQEEDGIVPQADVKSYTWMFETQPLDSLKGQEEQYLQVSKAYTQEELQGVDVKTVRHLFETETLGSGVVSEADRKKTVRYSSRVEIQSGEVSRVKEFFEAKPLDTVTKPTTQKNDGTIEAGSVHKFTWLFENYPMDSLKDSSEGIQEIPPEKDIKGADVGGKRFVFETYSLDQIHDKVDETELQKIQKDTISKANVKSCTMLFESQPLYAIQDKEGGYHEVTSVQKEEIMKGDVKGARWLFETKPLDQIKKEEEVFVIRAVTQEDIKKGDVQAARWRFETEPLDSFSEGKMSVPRTVDDVQKGDVQSNKQLFESQQVGQKKYVRMVSVSDVQRGDVRTSTWLFENQPVDSLYGDAERSSSISTVQREDRQKGDVKRCTWLFETQPMDTLKDSEVTSNVGAQEVIPRADVKSTTWLFESTPLDKFSASEGSIETELKERTMKETLETLCTYQAIQHDGILIEANDMESVKMVKYQLSSPGAPEILKEEIVGGHLQRIMLQLLHRTNVEAQSVLVEEDREGKIKVSPLQLLDQSEAIKGKEDLSGNVAKALQGLLSQDASIKKGMVLQETKSGSVKMTLYSLLFHSAQQKVVKGDVKSTIGNLLASSQEQKATATVKREDNEKGNVQLFASCIEKGDLDYLKNLQQESEIQSLISSQAEQGADESAPRVVQGAKIHILPNKEQIEKVIAEGEPGAMAGAKKVFACESVGKEGALEREAVHAAGVTSATVQCLGKPLPTVMGKEEMLSGGLKVTTKSIQRVADVSKKAEKEAASSACLKEPITMMQGISPTQKMAQREEVDGKQQSLGMAEASQRQPEEKALGSDLQAAMQSLRLATAEAKNIQHHVQSKLQRNKEEVHVACRQQTVSTQGTVTLQSTVHQQDTSSTRQESTSTAVRTTTSRVQEASKTHTSVSQKSIASHKKVSASEEVQGGQLLSQESQVVPSRDVSIKDGLYTATPVKTYINPFVESDYKEQSVQEESDVIVRGDVQTAIRALQSAATEQRLVEKEDVVRGNLKATLQSLEKSNVNVSRGDFKAAMIYRNAGQSYSVCKKKNETQVVSNKTAVVAPGSQADNDFPPPPSVAVMKAEHCPPSTKATREGALPLPTSKDEAPGCSAPLQTPPPALPSLSCKPSDQSPAEKPRTPPKPEITAPPRKKPVPPPKPEHLLHEAQSASANNSTSRSTKPVPPPVPPKPPGLKEMSKPKPPLTELGLSCMEVCEQSGHEEVQAKCCTLETSVNKPVTVQGVIPERKMPKKTAKTPLQMAEERYKASKAGQGKVESDSAKTSKPIENGVVSFQVEQGMMSGKAAALRRCTGEVVQSHIDLCQDENGCSSVSPPTCPGNVPGQTEPNLSHGGHITPPKKGDDIAQNASSKVERESVSNSYGSWNSQRVIQQVNEMKQMCHSTSFHQQSMNSFEEQQQANSGQLKCPDGEAETLDQEKPAVVMREKPKRETEDERRKRLSVHKEEIMKGNVKEAMEIFENLRRQEELQEILTRVKEFEEETSKVDVKALKSFFEKVPDWVVRQKAHQAKQQDRAETLAKEDTDSVSSVELAFGDLERASAEIIHLKEQTLARLLDIEEAIKKALYSVSSLKSESDIAGLSGLFKESLGNTQSSVSSSNIRKISIVSSKAKQEGTTPEAGEAASGGGAKVAEKNEVTKAELGVPRLIQSRGSSPSSPSFISIESAARKPSESPKTAHSPWDAPSPDCLDTSGKRDAFAQDSFSSFNHPPAGEKRPEPTQTKAGLSSMKQHTLGNANHQISEKERCPLDTSKGSCHCGVKGSFSDYSSLNAPSPQNPRRQKSILELQTGPDGSKLYGATRTVMEQYEEMDQFGNKIITSSTTVTKQSETQTSSTCDVVSHPQYGSPVFQGYLKRPGEDFHTNGSFQEPGVVFVTFGNSKPKK, encoded by the coding sequence ATGGCAGAGGCTCAAAAATCATCTACAGTTGCAATCACGAAAATGGAAGACGACTTacctccccctcctgcccttgGCTCAGTCCAGGTCATTGCTCCAGGGAACCAGGATCCCAATCCACTCCCTGTGCCTCCTCCAAAGCAAGCCTTCTCCAAGTTCTACCAGCAGCGTCAAGTGAACGAGCTAAAAAGGCTCTACAGACACATGCATCCTGAGCTCAGGAAGAACTTGGAAGAAGCTGTGACTGAGGACCTGGCAGAAATGCTTAATACTGAAGATCCCAATGCACAGGCATCTGTGAACCTGGACAAAGTTCTTCCAGGAGAGGTTCAATCCATGCGCTGGATCTTTGAAAACTGGGCACTTGACTCCATTGGGGACCATCAAGCCACAAAGAAGCTGGCAGAAGAAGAGGTCATTCCCGGTGGGGACGTGAAAAATACTTCCCTGCGTTTTGAAAGCCAGTCAATCAATGGGGACAGTCTGTCAACATCAGCCAAAGTATCAGACACAGACCTTGCCAGAGGGGATGTGCATACTGCCCGGTGGCTGTTTGAAACCCAACCACTAGACTCATTAAACAAACTGTATTCGGATGAAACCGAAATGCAGGAGGCAGTTCTCAAGGATCCCGTCCAGGGAGGTGATGTGCAAGGTGCCAGACAGCTCTTTGAAGCGCAGTCCTTGGATGCTATAGGGCGCTGCTGCTCAGTGGAGGAGAAGAGCATCCTGCAACTCAAGTCAGAAATCCAGGAGCTAAAAGGCGATGTTAAGAAGACTATCAGGCTCTTCCAAACAgagcccctctgtgccatcagAGATAAAACTGGGAACATCCATGAAATCAAGTCCGTCTGCCGAGAAGAAATTCAGAGCAATGCAGTCAGAACAGCTCGCTGGCTGTTTGAGACTCAGCCCCTGGATACCATCAACAAGGACACTTCCAAAGTGCAAATAATCCGTGGGATTTCATTGGAAGAAATTGGAAGGCCAGATGTCAGTGGAGCAAGGTGGATATTTGAAACTCAGCCTCTGGATGCCATTAGAGAAATCACCGTTGAAGAACAGGATTTCAAGGCTTCAACAGATTTTGTCACAGGGGCAGATGTCAGTAAACAGAGAATGCTCTTTGAGACACAGACTCTTGATTCTCTGAAAGGAGAAGCTTCAGAAAGCGTTGTAGCCAAAGAACAAGTCGTTGGAGGTGATGTGAAATCTACACTCTGGCTATTTGAAACCCAGCCAATGGAAACCCTGAAAGACAATTTTGAGGTGGGACGTTTAAAGAAAGTAGAGCTCTCAGCAGAGGAGAAGGGCGATGTGAAGCAAAGAAAACATGTGTTTGAGACCTGTTCCTTTGGCAGCATCTCCAAGGCATTTGAGGAAGAAATTCCAGCCACCAGCATGAAAGAGGTAGTGAAAGGGGATGTGAAGTCTTTCAAGACCCTGTTTGAGACTCTCCCCTTAGACAGCATCAAGCAGGCTGATGCTGAGCCCGTCaccaaagaagaggagaagatTCCAGCTGGCAACGTTAAAGCCAACCAAATCTTGTTTGAGACAACACCTCTATATGCCATCAAGGATAGCTTTGGCAATTTCCATGAAGTCACCTCTGTAAGCAGAGAGCAAATCATCAGTGGTGATGTCAAGAACTACAAATGGATGTTTGAAACCAGGCCCCTGGACCAGTTTGATGAAAGCACCAAGAAAGTGGATATAATACGGGGGATCACAAAACAAGAGGTGGTGGCTGGTGATGTCAGAACAGCCAAGTGGCTCTTTGAAACACAGCCCATGGACGTCATTCATCACCAAGCCATGCAAGGTGAAGGGCAGCCCTCAGTGAAGCGGGAGATCTCCCAGCGGGGGGATGTGAAGACTTGCAGGTGGCTTTTTGAGACCCAGCCCATCCACACCCTGTATGAGAAGGCTGaaaagaagcaggaggaggatggcatTGTGCCCCAAGCCGATGTGAAGTCATACACATGGATGTTTGAGACCCAGCCCCTGGACTCCCTgaaaggccaggaggagcagTATTTACAAGTCAGTAAGGCATACACTCAGGAGGAATTACAGGGAGTTGATGTTAAAACTGTCCGGCACCTATTTGAGACTGAAACCTTGGGTAGCGGTGTTGTCAGTGAAGCTGACCGAAAGAAAACCGTGCGGTACTCCAGTCGTGTGGAAATACAGTCTGGGGAAGTGTCAAGAGTGAAGGAGTTCTTTGAAGCTAAGCCCTTGGATACAGTCACCAAACCAACAACCCAGAAGAATGATGGGACAATTGAAGCCGGATCCGTGCACAAGTTCACTTGGCTCTTTGAGAACTACCCCATGGACTCCCTGAAGGACAGCTCTGAGGGCATCCAGGAAATCCCTCCAGAGAAGGATATCAAGGGGGCAGATGTTGGAGGCAAAAGGTTCGTATTTGAGACCTATTCCCTTGATCAAATCCATGACAAAGTGGACGAGACAGAGCTCCAGAAGATCCAGAAAGACACCATAAGCAAAGCTAATGTCAAGTCCTGCACAATGCTCTTTGAGAGCCAACCCTTATATGCTATCCAGGACAAAGAGGGGGGATACCATGAGGTCACCTCGgtgcagaaagaagaaatcatgaaAGGTGATGTGAAAGGTGCCCGGTGGTTGTTTGAAACTAAGCCCCTGGATCAGATCAAGAAGGAAGAAGAAGTGTTTGTGATCAGGGCTGTGACCCAAGAGGACATCAAGAAAGGAGACGTCCAGGCTGCCCGGTGGAGGTTTGAGACAGAGCCTCTTGACTCCTTCTCAGAGGGAAAGATGTCTGTGCCCAGAACAGTAGATGATGTGCAGAAGGGAGATGTTCAGTCCAACAAGCAGCTCTTTGAGTCCCAGCAAGTGGGTCAGAAGAAGTACGTGAGGATGGTCAGTGTCAGTGATGTTCAGCGGGGTGATGTAAGGACATCCACTTGGCTTTTTGAAAACCAGCCTGTGGACTCCCTGTATGGGGATGCAGAGAGAAGCTCATCTATCAGTACAGTGCAGAGAGAGGACAGACAAAAAGGGGATGTAAAACGCTGCACCTGGTTGTTTGAAACCCAGCCAATGGACACCCTTAAGGACTCAGAGGTGACATCCAATGTTGGGGCCCAAGAAGTGATCCCTCGTGCAGATGTGAAAAGTACAACGTGGCTCTTCGAGAGCACACCCTTGGATAAATTTAGTGCTTCTGAAGGTAGTAtagaaacagaactgaaagaaagGACCATGAAGGAGACTTTAGAGACTCTCTGCACTTACCAGGCTATTCAGCATGATGGGATCCTCATTGAAGCCAATGATATGGAGAGTGTGAAGATGGTGAAGTACCAGCTCAGCAGCCCAGGTGCTCCAGAGATCCTGAAAGAGGAGATTGTGGGAGGCCACTTGCAAAGGAtcatgctgcagctcctgcacaGAACCAACGTGGAAGCACAGAGTGTGCTGGTGGAGGAAGACAGAGAGGGCAAGATCAAAGTAAGCCCATTGCAGCTATTGGACCAGAGTGAAGCTATTAAAGGCAAAGAGGACTTGAGTGGAAATGTAGCTAAGGCTTTACAGGGTCTCCTCAGTCAAGACGCTTCCATCAAAAAGGGGATGGTCTTACAAGAAACAAAGTCAGGATCAGTGAAGATGACTCTCTACTCCCTCCTGTTCCATTCTGCCCAGCAGAAAGTTGTCAAGGGGGATGTGAAGTCAACGATAGGTAACCTGTTGGCTTCTTCTCAGGAGCAGAAAGCAACAGCAACTGTTAAGCGTGAGGACAACGAGAAGGGAAATGTCCAGCTTTTCGCAAGCTGCATTGAGAAGGGAGATCTAGACTATCTGAAGAATCTCCAGCAGGAGTCGGAGATACAGTCCCTCATCTCTTCCCAAGCAGAGCAGGGGGCAGACGAGAGTGCTCCACGGGTTGTCCAGGGGGCTAAGATACATATCTTaccaaataaagaacaaatagaGAAAGTAATTGCAGAGGGTGAGCCAGGGGCTATGGCGGGAGCAAAAAAGGTGTTCGCATGTGAAAGCGTGGGCAAAGAGGGTGCATTAGAGAGAGAGGCTGTGCATGCAGCAGGTGTGACAAGCGCCACTGTGCAATGTCTTGGGAAACCCCTGCCCACagtgatgggaaaggaagaaatgctgtCAGGGGGGCTTAAAGTGACTACAAAGTCAATTCAAAGGGTTGCAGATGTCAGcaagaaggcagagaaagaagcagcatccTCTGCCTGTTTGAAGGAACCCATAACTATGATGCAAGGCATATCTCCAACCCAAAAGATGGCTCAGAGGGAAGAAGTCGATGGGAAACAGCAGAGTTTGGGGATGGCAGAAGCCAGTCAGAGGCAGCCAGAAGAAAAGGCCCTCGGGAGTGATCTTCAGGCTGCAATGCAAAGCCTGAGGCTAGCAACAGCAGAGGCAAAAAACATTCAACATCATGTCCAGAGCAAGCTACAGAGAAACAAGGAGGAGGTCCACGTGGCCTGCAGGCAGCAAACAGTCAGCACACAGGGCACAGTGACCCTTCAATCAACTGTACACCAACAAGACACTTCATCCACCAGGCAGGAGAGCACCAGCACTGCCGTCAGGACCACCACCTCTAGAGTCCAGGAGGCATCCAAGACCCACACAAGCGTGTCTCAGAAGAGCATAGCATCACACAAAAAGGTCAGTGCTTCAGAGGAAGTACAGGGAGGACAACTATTGAGCCAGGAAAGCCAAGTTGTGCCTAGTAGAGATGTTAGCATTAAAGATGGCCTTTATACTGCCACACCCGTGAAAACCTATATAAACCCTTTTGTTGAGTCTGATTACAAAGAGCAATCAGTGCAAGAAGAAAGTGATGTTATTGTCAGAGGGGATGTACAGACAGCTATCAGAGCACTGCAAAGTGCCGCCACAGAACAGCGCCTGGTAGAAAAGGAGGATGTTGTCCGTGGTAATTTAAAAGCCACACTTCAGTCGCTGGAAAAGTCTAACGTTAATGTCTCCAGAGGGGATTTTAAAGCCGCTATGATATACAGAAATGCAGGGCAGTCCTATTCtgtgtgtaaaaagaaaaatgagactcAAGTCGTTAGTAACAAGACAGCTGTAGTGGCTCCAGGGTCGCAGGCTGATAAtgactttcctcctcctccctcagttGCTGTGATGAAAGCAGAGCATTGCCCACCCTCAACTAAAGCAACAAGAGAAGGTGCCCTTCCACTACCAACCAGCAAAGATGAAGCCCCAGGATGTTCTGCACCACTCCAgacccctcctcctgccctcccttctctGTCCTGCAAACCCAGTGATCAGAGTCCTGCAGAGAAGCCCAGGACTCCTCCAAAACCAGAAATTACTGCTCCACCCAGGAAAAAACCAGTTCCTCCTCCAAAACCTGAGCACCTCTTACACGAAGCACAATCCGCTTCTGCAAATAACAGCACAAGCAGATCAACCAAACCCGTCCCTCCACCTGTGCCTCCGAAACCTCCAGGCCTGAAGGAGATGAGCAAGCCAAAGCCTCCCCTCACGGAGCTGGGATTAAGCTGCATGGAAGTATGTGAACAATCAGGCCATGAGGAGGTTCAAGCAAAATGCTGCACTTTGGAGACATCTGTGAACAAGCCTGTCACAGTTCAAGGTGTGATCCCCGAGAGAAAGATGCCAAAAAAGACTGCCAAAACCCCTCTTCAAATGGCAGAGGAAAGGTACAAGGCAAGCAAAGCAGGGCAAGGAAAGGTAGAATCAGACAGTGCTAAGACTTCAAAGCCAATAGAAAATGGAGTGGTTAGTTTTCAAGTCGAGCAGGGAATGATGAgcgggaaagcagcagctctaaGGAGGTGCACTGGTGAGGTGGTTCAGAGCCATATAGACCTGTGCCAAGATGAGAATGGGTGCTCTTCAGTATCACCTCCAACCTGTCCTGGTAATGTGCCAGGACAGACTGAGCCAAACCTCTCCCATGGGGGCCACATCACTCCTCCAAAAAAGGGAGATGACATTGCACAAAATGCCTCATCCAAGGTGGAAAGAGAAAGTGTGTCTAATTCTTATGGATCGTGGAATAGTCAGAGAGTCATACAGCAGGTGAATGAAATGAAGCAGATGTGTCATTCAACGTCCTTCCATCAGCAGTCAATGAACTCCTTTGAGGAGCAACAACAGGCTAATAGTGGGCAATTGAAATGTCCCGATGGAGAGGCAGAGACACTTGATCAGGAGAAGCCAGCAGTTGTTATGAGAGAAAAACccaagagagaaacagaagatgaGCGTCGGAAGAGGCTGTCAGTACACAAAGAGGAGATCATGAAAGGCAATGTCAAGGAGGCTATGGAGATCTTTGAGAACCTCAGGAGACAGGAAGAGCTGCAAGAGATCTTGACTCGAGTGAAGGAGTTTGAAGAGGAGACAAGCAAAGTGGACGTGAAAGCTCTGAAGAGCTTCTTTGAGAAGGTTCCTGACTGGGTTGTTCGTCAGAAGGCCCACCAGGCCAAGCAACAGGATAGGGCTGAGACACTGGCAAAGGAGGACACTGACAGTGTCTCCTCAGTGGAGTTGGCTTTTGGGGACCTGGAGCGAGCAAGTGCTGAGATCATCCACCTGAAGGAGCAGACACTTGCCCGGCTCCTGGACATTGAGGAGGCCATCAAGAAGGCTCTTTATTCTGTCTCTAGTCTCAAGTCTGAGTCAGACATCGCTGGGCTCTCAGGGCTGTTCAAGGAGTCTCTAGGGAACACCCAAAGCTCAGTAAGCAGCAGCAATATCCGTAAAATCAGCATTGTCTCAAGCAAAGCCAAGCAGGAGGGAACCACACCagaggcaggggaggcagcatCTGGAGGGGGTGCAAAGGTGGCAGAAAAAAACGAGGTAACCAAGGCAGAGCTTGGTGTCCCCCGCCTCATTCAATCTCGTGGCAGCTCTCCCTCCTCACCTTCCTTCATCTCCATCGAGTCTGCTGCCAGGAAACCATCAGAATCACCCAAGACAGCACATTCCCCCTGGGACGCCCCTTCACCAGACTGTCTTGACACTTCAGGAAAGAGGGATGCTTTTGCTCAGGACAGCTTTAGCTCCTTTAACCATCCACCAGCAGGTGAGAAGAGACCAGAGCCTACCCAAACAAAAGCTGGGCTAAGCTCGATGAAGCAGCACACCCTTGGCAATGCCAACCATCAGATCAGTGAGAAAGAGAGGTGCCCTCTAGACACCTCCAAAGGCAGCTGCCACTGTGGGGTGAAAGGAAGCTTTTCAGACTACTCCTCCCTGAATGCACCCAGCCCACAAAATCCACGGAGGCAGAAAAGCATCTTGGAGCTGCAGACAGGGCCCGATGGGTCCAAGCTCTATGGAGCCACCCGGACTGTCATGGAGCAGTACGAGGAAATGGACCAGTTTGGAAACAAGATCATCACTTCGTCCACCACAGTCACCAAGCAATCTGAGACGCAAACATCTTCCACATGTGATGTGGTCTCTCATCCCCAGTATGGCTCACCTGTGTTTCAGGGCTACTTGAAGAGGCCAGGTGAAGACTTCCACACCAATGGCAGTTTTCAGGAGCCAGGAGTGGTCTTTGTAACCTTTGGCAACTCCAAGCCAAAGAAATAG